TCCCTGGGACCTTCACCAAAGTCTTAGTCTGCCCTTGCAGAAGGAAACAGGTAGATTATAAAGGAATTGAAAGATTTTCACAGAAGCTGTGAGGTGAGGTTTTTAAAATGAGGTCTTCATagagtgtatctttttttttttccaacagtaCTGTACGGGTCATTTGCAGACAAAGAACATGGAAGTGAGTAGAAATGGATCAGTGGTGTGGGATGGGgaatttggggggagggaggagatgaaAGGGGCAGGCTGAGCACTGAGGGTTTAAAAGGAATCCAGAGATAGACCTTGAATTTCAACACTCAACAACTTCTTCCAGCAGGATCAGGCTGGGATGGGAGCTGATTTTAAGTTTGATGAAAAAACATGAGCAGCAGTTGACAAGGCTAAGGATGAGTgtattaaaaagcaagaaaaagggaaagggggaagtGGAATGTTGATTTTTAAGGCACTAGCTGGCTAAATCCAAAGTGTGGCAATTTCATGGATTTCAGATGCTTTCCCCCTTGTCAGCTTCCAGGCGCATGTAGGTAAGAAAGTCACATAGGTCAATTAAAAAGAAGGGAatgaggcacacacacacaaaaaatgtgcatttatctttttcctttgagTCTGTGCTGTATCCTAAGAGATGGGTAGGGGAGGCTGAGAGGCCCTCTAGAGGTGAAGAGAATTGAAAAGAGGGAGAGGTGCAGATATGCCACGAGAGGGGGGACTAGGCTTTGGAGGGACATAAGAGTCTAGAGTGGCTCCAGGTTAAGAGAGCAGGATGGGCCTCATGTGTTACAAGGCTTACAGTGACTCTAGGCAAGGGTAAATCTTAGAGAAAATTGCAGGTATGTTTTATCTCTCTTTGCCAGCACAGTCCATGAACTATTTGTTGGTGAACACCGTATTCCTGGTGAGTATGAAGAGGACCTGACCTGATTATCTCAGTTTTGATTTTGTTCCCCTTTTCCTTAACCCTCCACCTGTTTTACAGACTAAAACTTCTGAGACCATAAACTTTAGACCCCCTTTTGACTCAGCCTATTTTAATAGAGGTAGATGCCCATGTTTAATGAGTCTCTGACAAAGCCCTCAGGGCTCCCAGCAGACTTCAAATTTGAAAGAGGAGGTAGGTCCTTTCATAGCAGTGTGAGACCCTCTCTCACTTCGACTTCCCTACTCTCTGGCCCAAATTATAGAAATTATTCAGTGTAGGATGTGCCACCTCCAGTTTCCAGGAGAGAGGTGTTCCAGAGGCAGAGGAATATGTACTGCAACAATGGAAGAGGCTTGCACAACTGGGAGGATTTTCAGAAGTAAGTTGTGGGTTTGGGGAAGGTGGGGCAGAGAAAGCAGACAGGGATACATTAGTCATAGTAGAAAGGTGGGACCTTACTTTAGCTCAGGCAGTCTCAACTCTGGGATGACTGACTATCTCTATCCCATAGCATACCATAATGAAAAACAGATAGAGGTAGTCTCTGAGGGGTGGGGGTCTGTAGCTATGGAATCAATATTTTGAGAAGCctgaagaaaacagaggagaCTTAactgaggggaaaggagaggcaCAATACAGCCAGTGGAGAACAGCTGGATGTTGGAGTGGGGAGGGAAGTTCTTTGTCTTTGTCCCTGCCTGGACCTCCTTGTGGGTGATTTTAAACTGTGAAAATAGAGGGGCCAGTGTTAGCAATAAATATTGACTAAATGGCTCTTCATGGGTAAGACTAAACATCATGATTTCTCAGTTTTCCTAGCCTTTGTGCTGAGCGATTCCTTAGTATTTCTAACCCTTACTTAAACCACTGTTAACATTCCCAGTGGAAACATCCAGCTTGGGCAATCCTTGAATTGCTGCTGTCATTACATCCCCAtatccaggaatttttttttaactactctgCTATTGCTTTTCTTTTGGGAAACCCCCAAATTCCAACATCTTCCGATTCTTCACATTTGAATAACCGAGCCTTGAACTACACAAGGTTGTTTTTGTATGCTGGTGCAGGCTGGAAagaaggtgtttttttgtttgtttttccagaaaCCTCTTTGCTGATCTGTTTCTCCTCCTTCTGCAGATGATGGTACACCCTGGTTAACCTTTAGGGGCTGCCTAAAAACTGTGCTAATGTGAACAATATAAAATGGAGTGGCTATTTGGTGAACTTCAGGTGCTGCAGGAGCCATGACTTGTGCAATGAAGACCTCTAGAAATCACTGGTCCTTTTCTGGCTTCAGTCTCTGGATGGGTGACATTGTTGGTGCCACCTCTTCACAATGATTTTCTAAAAAAACACATTTCAGATTGCAAACATATGGCTCTGCCTTCTGCATATGTAAGAAAAAGCCCTCTCTTTTTCTATCAATAGATTCTCTGCCTTGGCCCCTGGCGGGGTGAGGGGTAGGGAACACCTTGAATACAAGATCAACACATCCTGCATGTTGTTACAGAAGCTAATGCTTTCACTGAATACCCAAGTTGcttcagaaaaggaagaagatagGTCACTTCTTCTCcctgctccttcccttccttctgtgacagaatattttcattttttctcttggtACTGTTCTTCTTATCTCACTCCAATTAAAGCGTATAACTCTGGCctcatggggagggagggggcaatgtgAAAAGAGATGACTTAAGTCTTCAtaaattttgttcatgaatgctATTACCCGAGAGAGGAGCAGggcagaatatagaaagaaatttGTACCAGAGCCatgaagagaaaaagattttCTGCCTTGTAGAATGAGACTCTCTATGGAGTTGGGGgttggagaagaaaaggagagggcaTGCCTGGAATTCTAGAGATAGTATTTGCACTCTGCTTCCCTGGCAAACTCATAGGAAGGCATCAACCCCTAGACAGGGAAGAGCTGTAGTATGCTTCCAAGGAGATGAGACCAGAAGTAGCCACACAAATATTCCCATGCCTGCAGCGTGGCATGGAGGAAGCTGAGACCTGTGGGGTCTGAGGAAGCCATGTGGGTCTGTCCACTAGACATCTCAGCAGCAACCTCTGTGGAGAGCTGTCCCCATGACCAGATGCCTTTCCtcaccctccacctccacctcacaCATGCTCGGGTCTTCTGCTTGTACAGTTCTAGCACATACATCCTGCAGGTTGTTACAGAACCTAGTGCTTTCACTGAATACCCAAGTTGcttcagaaaagaaagaggataGGTCAGTTCTTTTCcctgctccttcccttcctttcctttttttttttcccttcctgggAAAAAACAGGGGTTGGAAAATGTATGCTCATAAGGATTGATGACTGCTTCCTAACAAACTGGTAGGATGAAGCCTGAAAAGGGTgattaattaatattataaaaatatcataaaGAAAGTTACATTTCTTCCATACCCatattgtgttttcttctttctctcctctccaaacCCTTCTTTAAttttgtcaacaaatatttattttaaaagtcctgTATTTAAGGCACTGCTGGACCTTAGGATACTGTAGTCATGATCGCTGTCCTCATGGTATCTAAAGcaagaatgaaaatataaagagataATTAAATATGCAAGTtgaaacaaaatgataaaaaataaacaggtgggAATATTTGgtataaaatataacaaatcaAAAAAAGCCCACAATAGAtgaaatattatatgtatttctTGAAAAAGATGAGCAAAGAATTAGGCAGTTGGAAGACCAGAATGAGGAACTCTCCCAGAATACAGTAATAAAGAAGAAGATGTAGAAAAGATGACCATAGAATAGAAAGGCTTACAGAGTACAGACctaagaaataaggaaaaacataAGCTAAATATAGTAAAACATAAGTTATATATAGTAAAACATAAGTTAAAGACTATAAAAGATGACAAATCTTTAAGCACTTCCAGTAAGAAAGAGCATGAAAAGCATAAAGGGAGAAAGAATAAATGCCAAAGTCTTAACAAAGAAACTTAGAACAATGTATAAATTCAGAAAAAGTCATGTCTAAGTGATGGTATGCTTTTACCGGTATTTTTTCAAGCCAACTACTGTATCTTTCAGGAGGTTTTAATAGCTTTCTTTACATGGATTTTTTCTGTTGTATATGagattccattttatattctaaGTTGTTATTGTAATGCAAAGGCTATTAATAACTGAATGTTAATTTCATGTCCTAGTACTTTAATAAATTATCATTATATCTCAGTTTTTCTATTGATTCTTTTGGTTTCATAAGATTTTTTATACACTCtttcatttgaaaaagaaaatagggcttccttggtggcgcagtggttaagagtctgcctgctgatgcgggggacacgggttcgtgccccggtccggagggatcccacatgccgcggagcggctgggcccgtgggccacggccgctgagcctgcgcgtccggagcctgtgctccgcaacgggaggggccacagcagtgagaggcccgcgtactgcaaaaaaaaaaaaaaaaaaaaaaagaaaaagaaaatagttttgcCTCCTCCTTTCAAATTCTAAGACCTCTAATTGCTTTCTGTTGTCTAATTGCATTGGCTATACTTCTAATATTATATTAATGAGCtgtccttgtcttattccttatTTTAGCATGACCATCTAATGTTTCCCCATTACATAAAATAGTGGCTTTGGGACTGAGGTATACATCATTTTATCATGTTAAAGACATATTCATTGGGACTTCctcagtggcgcagtggttaagaatccacctgccaacgcaggggacacgagttcgatccctggtccaggaggatcccacatgccggagcaactaagcccatgcaccacaactactgagcctgcgctctagagcccaactactgagcctgcgtgccacaactactgaagcctgcatgcctagagtccatgctccgcaacaagagaagccaccacaatgagaagcccgtgcaccacaacgaagagtagcccccgctcaccgcaactagagaaatcctgtgcatagcaacgaagacccaatgcagtcaaaaataaataaataaaaataaataaatttataaaaaataaagtacaaaaaaaagatactcatcaatttcccttttattgtttctttttcatataaatgggtgttaaattttgtcaaatgacttCTTGTTTCCTTTGAAGATCATCTGATTTTTCTCAGTTATTATAATACtatattaattgatattttttaacattaaaccACTCTTATATCCCTAGAATAAGACTCACATAGTCATGATGTATAGTAAATATATTGCATTAATTGGCTCCAATTATTCACCCCTCGTTTTGTCTACATCCTCTGACCTATAATTTTTCATTGTCCTCCCATTGTAGGTGGGATAACCTGCCCAGTCTCCTAATTCTAGGCTTGGTCATGTAGCTTGCTTTGGCCACTGGGGTGTCAGCAAACTTAATGTAATCACAGGTTTAAAATGGGCTTGGGTCTTGCccgaacacgggttcgagccctggtctctgaagatcccacatgccatggagcaactaagcccgcgcgccacgactactgaacctgtgctctagagcccatgagccacaactactgagcccacaagccacaactactgaagctcacgcacttagagcccatgctccacaagagaagccactgcaataagaaacacacacaccataacaaagagtagcccctgctctctgcaactagggaaagtccgtgcgcagcaacaaagacccaatgcagccaaaaataaataaattaatttaaaaaatatatagatattttttaagccactgagtttttaaATGGTTACTCAACAAAAACTAAATGATTCATTATATATTATCTCATCTGCTTTTGAaatctgctaatattttgttaaagatttttaaattgaagtattttTATAAGTGAGATTTTTATAGTACTCTATATTATataaactcaaattggatttagatattaatatttgcttaataaaaacaatgaaatttcctttcctcatctatagTACAAAATAGTTTAAGTAGCATTAGGATCATCTAATCTTTAAAggttttttggaagatttctgTGTAACTGTACAGGCCTAATGCTTCTTTGGTAGGTGATGGGAgctcttttataattttctctatttctttgatAGAAATCAGTTTGTGTAGACTTCCTAATTCTACTTTGGTCAGTTTGGGTAAAAATTctattttcctagaaaattacCTATTTCAATTATTGCTTATATCCATTTGTGTGGAATTATACAAATTAGTTTTGAAActtaaagtaaatatttgtttaagttTCCTCAGTTTGGATACTTATTTATCCTTTGcaatatctaatttttttttttttttttttttttttgcggtacactgttgtggcctctcccgttgcagagcacaggctctggacgcacaggttcatcggccatggctcacgggcctagccactccgcagcatgtgggatcttcccggactggggcacgaacccgtgtcccctgcatcggcaggcagactctcaaccactgca
This region of Mesoplodon densirostris isolate mMesDen1 chromosome 7, mMesDen1 primary haplotype, whole genome shotgun sequence genomic DNA includes:
- the PATE1 gene encoding LOW QUALITY PROTEIN: prostate and testis expressed protein 1 (The sequence of the model RefSeq protein was modified relative to this genomic sequence to represent the inferred CDS: inserted 1 base in 1 codon; substituted 1 base at 1 genomic stop codon), which encodes MDNSLLLGLPILLCCFRGESLWLTVGETSVXDPLSLRLPYSLAQIIEIIQCRMCHLQFPGERCSRGRGICTATMEEACTTGRIFRNDGTPWLTFRGCXKNCANVNNIKWSGYLVNFRCCRSHDLCNEDL